The segment CGATCCGACCAAGAAGGAAGCGCTGATCTATCACCTGGATGGCAGGTTGCTCAATAGCAGACCTATCAAGACGGGAGAGAAAATGGCGGTGATGTACCACGAGAGCAACGGACAGTACGAGTTGTTTGTGAGTGCTATAGATACCTACAAGCGACTCAAACTAAAACGATAAGCGAATGAAAGAATTGGTCACACGCAAAGCTGGTTTTGGGACATTGCCAGTGTTTTTTACAGCTATATCCACGATTTTGGGTGCGGTGATGTTTTTACGCTTTGGCTATGCGGTGGGCAGTGTAGGTTTCTTTGGGACGGTAGCCATCATCTTGATCGGTCATCTGGTGACCGTGCCTACAGCAATGGCAATAGCCGAGATCGCTACCAATCAAAAAGTAGAAGGCGGAGGAGAATACTACATTATTTCCCGTTCGTTTGGGATCAATATAGGTGCTGCGATTGGGATAGCACTGTACCTGTCTCAGGGTATCAGTGTGGCTTTTTATATCATCGCTTTTGCAGAATCTTTTGATCCTATCATAGCTTGGTTGGCGGACAATCATGGCATAGTCATCTATGACAAACGACTGATCAGCATACCAGCCCTGGCACTGCTGAGTGTATTGATGCTCACCAAGGGAGCCAACCTGGGGATGAAAGCACTGTACGGCGTAGTGGTCACGCTGTTTGTGTCGTTGTTGATGTTTTTTATGGGAGGGACAGATTATGCTACAGAAGTGGAGAGTTTTGATGTCCTAGGGCATGTCACTTCCAACAGTGGTTTCTTTGTGGTGTTTGCGATTATCTTTCCAGCATTTACAGGGATGACGGCAGGAGTAGGCTTGTCTGGAGACCTCAAGGACCCTAAAAAATCCATCCCTATGGGTACATTGGCCGCTACCCTTATCGGGATGGTGATCTACGTCTTCATCGCCTACAAACTGACCTTCAATGCCAGCCCAGGAGATTTGGTAAACGATCCGTTGATCATGGCCAAAATAGCACTCTGGAGTCCAATTATCTACATTGGTTTGGCAGCAGCGACTATTTCTTCTGCGCTGGGTTCGATCATGGTGGCACCTCGTACATTGCAGGCATTGGCCGGGGACAAAATTTTTCCAGCCTCTGGCATCAACGACTTTCTATCCAAGGGAAAAAAGGGAAGTAATGAACCTGTCAACGCTACTTTGATTACCGTAGGAATTGCCTTGTTTTTTGTGGCGATGGGAGATATTGACTCGGTTGCCAAGGTGATCTCGATGTTTTTTATGGTGACGTACGGGGCGATTTGCATGATTTCATTTTTTCAGCATTTTGCCGCTGATCCCTCTTATCGTCCTGCCTTTAGATCCAAATGGTACATTTCTCTATTGGGAGCACTGATGTGTCTTTTCTTGGTGTTCAAGATGGATGCAGCCTATGCGTTTTTCTCTATGTTGATCATGGTGTTGATCTATTTGGGTCTTTCCCGATTCAACCTGGAGAAATCAGGGATGGCCAATATTTTTCAAGGAGTGATTTTTCAATTGATCCGCCAGATACAGGTTTTCATCCAAAAGGCAGACAAAGACGATCAAAACTGGAGACCTTCTGTGATTTGTATCTCGGGAGACTCGTTTGAGCGACCCACTGCCTTTGAGTTGATGCGCTGGATTTCGCATCGCTATGGTTTTGGTACCTACCTGCATTTCATCAGGGGTTATTTTTCTAAAGAGACCCATGCACTATCCAAAAGTGAGCTGGAGCGTCTGATCCGAGTAGCAGATATCTCAGGGAGCAATGTCTACGTGGATACGATGGTGTCGCCGTCCTATACTTCTGCGATTGCCCAATGCCTGCAACTACCTAGTGTATCTGGCAAGGACAACAACATGATTTTGTTTGAATTTTCCAAACGCAATCCAGTGAACCTGGCAGACATCATGGAGAACTACTCGATTGTGAGAACTTCTGGATTTGATACTTGCATTTTGGCTAGCAGTGATCGAGGATTGGAGATCAAGTCCGAGATACATATTTGGATCACACCCTCTGATTTCAACAATTCCAACCTGATGATCCTTTTGGGCTATGTGATTTTGGGACATCCCCAATGGAAAAAGGCGGAGATCAAAATCTCCACCATCGTACCACAGGAAAGTGTGGAGGCAGAGAAGGAAGAATTGCTCGAATTGATCAAATCAGGGAGACTCCCCATCTCCGCCCACAATGTCAACATCATCGAGCGAGAAGAGACACGCAGCAACAAAGAACTGATCAATCAGTATTCCAAGGATGCAGATTTGACCATCGTAGGTTTCAGATCAGAGGCCATGAAACAAATGGGGGAAGAGTTATTTCAGGGTTTTGACGAAGTGGGTGATGTGCTTTTCGTCAACTCCACTCATTCTAAAATTATTAAATAGACAGTTAACAGTCCCAGAAACAACATGCGCATAGGACTCATTTCGGATACACATGGTTTTTTGGATCCAAAGGTTTTTGACTACTTCAAAGACGTGGATCAAATCTGGCATGCGGGAGATGTGGGTACGGCTGCATTGATAGAGGAGCTGGGAGCTTTCAAACCCATATTGGGTGTGTATGGCAACATTGATGGGCAGGATGTACGTCAGCTCTTTCCTGAGGATCAGCGCTTTGTCTGCGAGGGGGTCAGGGTTTGGATCACGCACATAGGTGGCAAGGCGCCTAGTTACAACCCAAGGGTTCGTCCATTGATCCAAAAGTGGAAGCCTGACTTATTCATCTGTGGGCATTCACATATCCTCACGGTGATGCACGATCCCAAAAACAAAGGAGTACTGTTCATGAATCCTGGAGCAGCGGGTAGACATGGGTTTCACAAGGAGCGGACACTGTTGCGCTTTTCCATTAACCAAGGAAAAATATCCGACCTAGAGGTAGTCAAGCTAGGCAGTCGTGCCAGAGTGGATTGATTGTCATTTGCACTTGTGAGTCCTGAGGCCAAACCATCTTTTCATTGTACTTGCTATTACGTAATCTGAGTTCATACAAATTTTATGTAAACTTGAAGAGATCTTTTCAAATTAGGATATGACAAGTACAATTCTCGAATTACTCCAAAGACCCTTTGTGCAGTATTCACTGTTTGTAGTGCTGACGATTCTATCAATTCTTTTGACCATCCCTAAGAATGCAGATACTACTTGGATCTTAGCAGGTTACATTTTTATAGGATTTATAGTTGTGAATTCAATTTTTCTTGGTTTTGCAGCTCACAACTGGAGCTATATTCTTTATTCATTGGGGTTTTCTATCTTGTATTTGGCAAGTATCGCTGGGATTGTTCCAGGGCTCATCAAATTATTGAAAATTGAAGGGTCAGATGAAAGTGCGATGATTTTTATTTTTGTTATTTATCATCCCATTTCTTTGCTCTGTATGATGGGATTGAAGTGGATTTACTTCAAGTTGTTTTGATATTTTCAATTGATCCGTAATAATTGAACAAGGAAATGTTTGGATTGCCAGTATAAGCCATTGCTTATTTAATCAACCAAGGATTTTGAAAAGCCTGGGTGAGTGGGTGACAAAAAGGGCAGGAATAAACAATTCGTTTGGTAGGTAGTTTTTATACTTGCGTTTTAAATTAAGGGCAAAATGAAATTAAACTATCCGATCAAATTTGAACCGATTCTGAAATACAGAATGTGGGGAGGAGACAAACTAGTAGACGTACTCAACAAACAATCAAGTGAGAAGAATCTGGGCGAGAGCTGGGAAATCTCCGATGTGCCAGGTGATGCTTCTGTGGTAGCCAATGGGGATCTCAAAGGAACAGACCTCAAAGCACTCATCAATACCTATGGAGCGGACTTGGTCGGAAAGAAAAATAGCGAACGATTCGGTGCAGATTTTCCGATCTTGATCAAATACATTGATGCTAAAGTGCCGCTATCCATCCAACTGCATCCCAACGATGAGTTGGCCAAAAAGCGTCACAACTCCTTTGGCAAGACAGAAATGTGGTACGTCATGGATGCCGAGCCAGATGCAGATCTGATCGTGGGCTTCAACAAAGAAGTGACCAAAGACGAATACATCCAACATGTGGATAACAATACCCTGGAGGACATCCTCAATGTCGAAAAAGTCAAAAAAGGGGATAGTTTTTTCATCAACACAGGTAAGATTCACGCCATCGGAGCGGGTTGTTTGATAGCAGAGATACAGCAGACTTCTGACGTGACCTACAGAGTATTCGACTGGAACAGATTGGACAAAGACGGTCAACCCAG is part of the Reichenbachiella agarivorans genome and harbors:
- a CDS encoding APC family permease, with translation MKELVTRKAGFGTLPVFFTAISTILGAVMFLRFGYAVGSVGFFGTVAIILIGHLVTVPTAMAIAEIATNQKVEGGGEYYIISRSFGINIGAAIGIALYLSQGISVAFYIIAFAESFDPIIAWLADNHGIVIYDKRLISIPALALLSVLMLTKGANLGMKALYGVVVTLFVSLLMFFMGGTDYATEVESFDVLGHVTSNSGFFVVFAIIFPAFTGMTAGVGLSGDLKDPKKSIPMGTLAATLIGMVIYVFIAYKLTFNASPGDLVNDPLIMAKIALWSPIIYIGLAAATISSALGSIMVAPRTLQALAGDKIFPASGINDFLSKGKKGSNEPVNATLITVGIALFFVAMGDIDSVAKVISMFFMVTYGAICMISFFQHFAADPSYRPAFRSKWYISLLGALMCLFLVFKMDAAYAFFSMLIMVLIYLGLSRFNLEKSGMANIFQGVIFQLIRQIQVFIQKADKDDQNWRPSVICISGDSFERPTAFELMRWISHRYGFGTYLHFIRGYFSKETHALSKSELERLIRVADISGSNVYVDTMVSPSYTSAIAQCLQLPSVSGKDNNMILFEFSKRNPVNLADIMENYSIVRTSGFDTCILASSDRGLEIKSEIHIWITPSDFNNSNLMILLGYVILGHPQWKKAEIKISTIVPQESVEAEKEELLELIKSGRLPISAHNVNIIEREETRSNKELINQYSKDADLTIVGFRSEAMKQMGEELFQGFDEVGDVLFVNSTHSKIIK
- a CDS encoding metallophosphoesterase family protein, whose amino-acid sequence is MRIGLISDTHGFLDPKVFDYFKDVDQIWHAGDVGTAALIEELGAFKPILGVYGNIDGQDVRQLFPEDQRFVCEGVRVWITHIGGKAPSYNPRVRPLIQKWKPDLFICGHSHILTVMHDPKNKGVLFMNPGAAGRHGFHKERTLLRFSINQGKISDLEVVKLGSRARVD
- a CDS encoding type I phosphomannose isomerase catalytic subunit, with the translated sequence MKLNYPIKFEPILKYRMWGGDKLVDVLNKQSSEKNLGESWEISDVPGDASVVANGDLKGTDLKALINTYGADLVGKKNSERFGADFPILIKYIDAKVPLSIQLHPNDELAKKRHNSFGKTEMWYVMDAEPDADLIVGFNKEVTKDEYIQHVDNNTLEDILNVEKVKKGDSFFINTGKIHAIGAGCLIAEIQQTSDVTYRVFDWNRLDKDGQPRELHTELALDAIDFEKKDDFWLKYDKKENASNEIASCPYFTTNYLPVKGETAVDYSTTDSFVIYMCVDGEGTVTANDHSVSIKKGETILLPAAIDQVQLKSNGMELLEVTV